One Cygnus atratus isolate AKBS03 ecotype Queensland, Australia chromosome 6, CAtr_DNAZoo_HiC_assembly, whole genome shotgun sequence DNA segment encodes these proteins:
- the LOC118261216 gene encoding alpha-aspartyl dipeptidase-like — protein MAKSSMAGPGQGERPGPHHGAGRGGPGRAEPKPGRGMGCPRRLLLVSNSTLHGGGYLGHCQQHIQSFLGGKVKRVLFVPYALHDRDAYARTAREKFESLGYGLDSIHESCDPVEAVRKSEAIFIGGGNTFRLLKALYDNSLIQEIRKRVLEDGVPYMGSSAGTNVATVSINTTNDMPIVYPPSLQALGLVPFNINPHYLDPDDKSTHMGETREERIRQYHEEPNTPPVLGLREGAMLLVEGDKATLQGVTGARLFLRGKKPTEHEPGTDFSFLLIDSNLQKL, from the exons ATGGCGAAGTCCAGCATggccgggccggggcagggggagaggccCGGCCCCCACCACGGGGCAGGAaggggcgggccgggccgggccgagccgaaGCCGGGGCGAGGCATGGGGTGCCCGCGGCGCCTGCTGCTGGTCTCCAACTCCACCCTGCACGGAGGGGGGTACCTGGgccactgccagcagcacatcCAGAGCTTCCTCGGGGG GAAGGTGAAGCGGGTGCTCTTCGTGCCCTACGCCCTGCACGACCGAGACGCCTACGCCCGCACCGCCAGGGAGAAGTTTGAGAGCTTGG GTTACGGGCTGGACAGCATTCATGAATCCTGTGATCCAGTGGAAGCTGTAAGGAAATCTGAAGCAATATTTATTG GAGGTGGCAACACATTCCGTCTCCTGAAAGCTCTCTATGACAACAGTCTGATACAGGAGATCAGGAAGAGAGTTCTTGAG gATGGGGTTCCTTACATGGGATCCAGTGCAGGAACTAATGTTGCTACCGTCAGCATCAATACTACTAATGACATGCCAATTGTTTATCCACCTTCCCTGCAAGCCCTAGGTTTAGTTCCTTTTAACATTAACCCTCACTACCTGGATCCAGATGATAAAAGCACTCACATGGGT GAGACAAGAGAGGAAAGAATTCGCCAATATCACGAAGAACCAAATACCCCTCCAGTTTTG GGCTTGCGGGAAGGTGCAATGCTGCTAGTGGAAGGAGACAAAGCCACCTTACAAGGAGTAACAGGAGCACGACTATTTTTGAG GGGTAAGAAACCAACTGAACACGAGCCTGGAACAGATTTCAGTTTCCTCCTGATTGACAGTAATCTCCAGAAGCTGTAG